The DNA sequence TCTAGggtttcttttatatattggtccTTTTTCTTGGTACACTAGATTTCACAATTATTCCAATGTTTATATGCCAATGTACACCATATTTGCGtgacataattgaataatttctATGATTCGAACACGACGAATTGTACTAAATGACCAGCAATACAACGACTTAATGACGATTTTTGAAGTTTGATTGAATTTGCattgtgttgttgtgtgtttATGATACATCACTCCATTTCCACAATTTAATGTTAATGACATCTATTTAGTTTTGAATTAGTAGTTAATGATGATCGATAATTTCACTAAGTAatgtattactactattattgttTTACTACTAAGTGCACAATATATGAAATGAACGACATATGGAGGATACGATCGAGtgagtaaaattaattatcactAGCTAGCTATACAGATACATGACCTGCGCACCATCAAACATTCATACTATGTTAAATAACTTCATTAGTTGTATTTTCTCCTATcttctttcttgttttctcCATTCCATCACATTCTTCTTCACTACCTACGGTGTGATATTGTTTTAGTTGCTATCTGATAGTGACACGTAAGTACGTCATCAAGCCATGTGCcattatattgattagttgtaaaataattataaattgataattcGACCAGTAATTTACAGCCTGATTTAATTAAAGCTGCTacacaaaatcacaatttgGCGACAATTTAGGACTTTACAAGAAAATCATCCAATAGTTAgcatgtatgtgtgtgtgtgtgtataatGGCGGATTCGGGTAGGGTCAAGGGTCTACCGACTCCTTCGTCGGCCATGAGGGtgaaaaatactccatcaGTTTGTCTTTGTATATCGTCACGGACCCATAGTGTGTGGCCACATCATTCTCTGTTTTGGGGTTCACTTTCATTCTTCGTCCTTTATTCACTGTGGCCACCGACTCTGCCTCCCGACATTGACGACAACCTTTTTCACTATCTAACCCCACGAGTTTCGTTTCGAGTGGTAAAGTAGTGTAGTAGGTCGTGTATATTAGATGCAATGAGTTAGGTGGTGTGGTTCAAATTTAAAGAGACTAATTGAAACGAAGAGTTACATATCAATCCAAATTCTAATGGACGTAGCAGTTTTTGTTGCTACCTAAACGACATTTCTCTGGTGAAGAAATCACCATACACGCATCCCTAACTTACAAGCCCCATCTATTCTCAAAATCGTCCATTTAccatactccatattttaattttaatctagATTTACTTAATCCTTAAATTCGATTTAGCTAGTGattcaaaaacatatattcCACTACAAAATTTGTAAACGTGagatttgataaaatttgatttataaatctATCTCTTCACGCGTAAATCTTAGGAGTAATTGCTAGAGTGAATCACAATCACGCATGACATATTGTCATCTCAAATCATATATGTcagtttcaaaaaataaaataaaaatcagaaaatgtGTCGGTTTCGATGTGTCACAAAATAGAGGATAGCAATGTTCCGTGCTGCAAAGTACCACCGTCGATCCATATTGTACAAGTTCACATCAACCCTATATAGAAACTATGTCAACAAAAGTAGTGTCCCTATTGCATTAAATCAATGTTTATCTTTACTCTATTTTCTTACAAGCCAAGGAGAACTCACGATCACTCTTGCAATATCAATGTTTTAAGAATGGTTAAAACGACTAACAATATTGAGAATGATGTATCAGtgtttaaagaaaataaaaggacaTAAACATCAAATTCGAGAatctatttcaaaatattattagtagagaGAGAACTTATTTGGTGTAACGTCGGTATTAGTCACATTTAACTCCTTCCCTAGGCTATTATCTCATCTCATGAGCTACCGCTCTAAGTTGTCGGGCTCTCGATGAAAATACTAATGCTCCCCCCGTTTCACAAAAGATATCATACTTATGGAATGACATatgattttaggaggttttgttttgtatgttgagtgaaaaaaaaatatttttgtataatgaTGAGAGAGTagattttttccaaaaaaaagaaatatgacatcttttttaggataaatcaaaaagaaaagtgagagTACGTACTTATTTGGTACTCCGTCCTCCAAATGTTGtccactttgacccgacacgagttttaagaaatgtaatgaaaagtgagttgaaaaagttagtggaatgtgattattacttttatatattagttttatggagtaataaaatgtgagtaggaaagAGTTAGTAGAGGATGTGGATCCTCTGCTAGCTGTGCACAAATGCACAGCAGCCCCTGCTGTTCCACACaagtgattaaaataattaaatatatactccatccgttccatagtaataggggcgttttttcattttcgtctgttccatagtaatagagtcatttccctttttagtaaaagtcaacacatttttccacacctactttactctctttacttttttctatcttcatctctctacctttttcattttccactttattctctctttacttaactcacataacacaatttttcttaatctccgtgccgaaaagttttgcctcgattactatggaacacagggagtattattttattgaattgtgaAAAACAGCAGGAGCTGCTGTGCATTTGTGCACAACAGATGATCCCATCCccttagtggaatatagggtacactaccaaaaatggtaaaaagtgaaatgagacaaattttgtgagacggacgaaaatggaaaaatgagacaatctttgtgggatggaggaagtatataaaaCCCAtatctattactccctccgttccacaataattgtcactctttttcatttcggtccgtctcacaataattgtcacacttcatttttaccatatataaatagtaaggcggtctcacatttcactaactcacttcactcacattttattataaaatcaatataaaagtgagtctaatatatttcactaacttttttcaatcaatatttttttacatttcttaaaactctataggacggaaggagtactttACATAGTAGACGCAAGACACATTTTCTTGCACTCAagtttataacaaaatatatgagaaatattccaatatattGAAAgtgattaatatatatagtttagaTTACTTAGAGGAATTATGTGTTTCTTATTCAAGGAGAGTGGTGACACACCACTTCTAGTACCTTGccttaaaatatattttataaattataaataaaagttgcATCATCGATTTTTTCAATATAGAAAAGGAGATTGACACATTtagaaatttgatttattcacCATGcacatattcatatttttctcaaCGTTTTCtgaatataaatatgtctTAATGTACGCatctatatacatatataaaaggcaaATTTTAGCCttaatattgaatatttattagtttttaggtttaaatttaaatatttagaacTTTTGGGCAAATCTAGATATTTGCAGTAAGTATAATGAATATAATGTGTAATGAATGTCATGAAATAATTTAGCCATAGCAGTtacacatatttaatttttagtttaaatactAGGAGTATGAATTTTGGgtcactaattaaatcataatgtGATACCTTTtgaaacgtttttcttctataaactatttacacatttttaaaaaactataGCCAATTTCActaaataatgattaatgatATGATTAATGATTTATGCGTTTTTTACAAAACCACTTAGGCGTTTCCTAATTGATACTATTTGTATTAATTGTTAGGAGTATTGATTAACTATATAAATGagggattttttttgtgaggTATGATGGAATTTGAAaggtttaaaatattgatgttGTCTTTGGTTtgtatctataaatacatgttcTTTAGTTGTGAAATTATCTTCTCAGTGTGGttttgtattctttttttgtttgcgTTTCTCGACGGCATATTGTATTAGGGAATGGGGTGGAGGGGTCGTAGACGAGGGACGGTTGATGATGTGGTGGCCTTTATATGTAGCATCATTTTTATGTCGGCAGACGCGTGCccaatttgcattttttagtttaatctttttcgatatttttatgattattagtTTGGTTAattgtatattatatttattctatgtTTGAGATTAAATGTGTAATATGTAAATAGTCATAACCTACAAATGTTAATCTTATCTGCTAGAAGAATATTGATATTGACAACATTTACATGCATTGTTTTCTCTGCAGGTGTTTAGTcgaaaataataccaagagcAACCCATTGGCAGAACCCGTAATGCTTCGCATATTTTCTAAGAAACAACATTGTTCCTGGTTTTCCAAGCAACAATTTACatgcttatttttttccaattaattatgttttcgttccgtttcattttattaattatattttttgtttcttaacattttttaattatattttttgttttttccattcatttttatatatcaattttgataaaacatcatatttgtttttaatattatatgaacttattggtattttttttctttttagttatatttttcatttctttccatccactttcattcattactatatttttcttttttagattGATGTTACcaccattttctttatttttgtattttaataattataattttaatttagcaaTAATTAGATTTCTAGTCTATCTATGTTACTTTATAATTGatccatattaaaaaatttatgttgaaattataattgcctaatttttttatacatatctATAAGTAGGTTGAGCCATATGAAAGTATTGTTCCTAACTTCCTATTGGTAAATAgaatgtataatttaatttttctttaattttattgaaagcTATACAAATTGTTGGACGAAACTAGCTatacatattgattattgattttatgtattgcaaattgattttgttccttTTTAAAGTTATGGTATTTTATGGTAGTTTTAGGTGAGGCGGGGGACTTTGGAGATGACAAACGAGTTATTTACCTATGGGTTCTGTTGGAGAGTGACGAgttgtgaagaattgaaggttttactttataatgatgaggttgtttttaattttaaagttaatgtagtgtataaagaagtttttaaaaattatgagtaattatccattgtttaattttttattgtgacAGCTTTTTATCTTCttactccatgatttaatgtttaaaacattatattatgtgatttgtttcacTGTATTATGCTTTAATATagatttgtatagatttttaattctcatataactaaaattgtaactcatttttttcattgttaatattgattctaattttatttaattaatttaaaattgaaaattaatattttaaaatattgttcattgttaatattgattctaattttgtttaattaatttaaaattaaaaattaatattttaaaatatactccctctgtcccgctttagcagtcccattgactcttctctatattattctctctcttaacttaccatttcttctctttaactattttttatcatttttataaaaaaatgacagaaaagtcaatgggactgctaaagcgggacgaagggagtaataatctGTGCGTAGCACAGGTGCTACACTAGTTGTTAAAAAAACTaactttcaaaaatattaagcTCTCAAATGATCACGTTTTACGTTAAAATTCACATGTGACATTTCTTAATTATGTGTCCACAATATATGTAGCAACCATCACTACTTTTATATTAGAATCTCACGCATAAATTATCAAGtgtaaataatatactatatttttaaattaaatcgtACGAATTTTTGCAAGAACTCCACGTTATATATTGCCGACATATGCACGGGAAATTAATTTCACGTGCATGCTACATCGATCATCGTATGGGTGCCAATGTATTTTTATCGTGACACAAacgtaattttttttcaaaatattggatactagtacatttttttgtaaGTACTTCAATAATTTCAAGTTATCTTATCAGTTTCTTGTCATGAATGACTACACACCTGCGCCCTAAATTGTTGGAGTCCGATTCtgataaatgaaatgaaatgaaagaaCAAGTTGTGCTGCAcggattttaaattaattgtcgTTATTTTTGCAGAACTGCACGAGTCAGTCATTTTTACTCAATGTTATATGTTACTCCCTCATTATTTAAACAATagttactctttttttttttaccattcaGTACTCCTTctcaattttcatttgttatatttctctcattaaataaattttgttattacaTGATCCACCATTTTCTAACAACActatattcattaattattactagtattacgTTAAGTTGAGACCCTTTTCACGCTCACAAtgcatcaatatttttttattaaaattttcatgatgggatttttgcaaaataaaagaattttttttattggaattagtgcaaaataatcattttgaAGTCGATGCTATGGATTTGATATGAGTGGTGTTTTAAATGGGCCCAATTTGGCCCTCTTCTTATTGGGCCACTTGAAGCCCATTGTCGTGACACCGCAAAAGTAAGTGATCCAAtcttgctaaaaaaggaaaaatttaaaatcgcTGATCCAATCAAActgcataatttaattttagcaATTAGAAGCGCGCTTTAGTTGAAAAAGCGTGTAGCAACCAGAAGCGCGCTTTAGTTGAGATGATTGGTCTCATCTCCTTAAACCCCAGTGATTTTAAGGTCTATATTCCTTTCCATgtcaaaaaattgaagtgataaaccctaatttcccATGTGATTCAGCTTCCAATGGCCATTTCAACCGGCCTCGGCATATCTCGACTTCCATCGCTATCTCTCCGTTATCCTCTCCGCCACTGTGCTCTTCAGGTTTGCTCATCTGGtttcattttttgatttttcaatttatccaCTAACTCttagtttattttcttaatttaaccATTTTTAGGTTAGGCTTGGCTTTGCTGCTTCGGTTGAAGCATTTGACGATACGGAGAACGACAAAGGCACTGAAAGTATTTAATCTCTAGTTATCTAATTTGGGGATTCTGGTTCGATAGTTtaatttgttccattttttgagttattcatttgttttttcgGTGGTGGGGTGAAGATGCAGCATTTGATAATTTGAGTGGCGGTGATGGACGTCGAAAGAATTGGAAAAAGTTGAAGTCTGAAGACCTTGGAGTTAGTACTTCAAAAATTTCGAGGCCCACAAGAGTGGTTCTTAATGGTCTTCGAAAAAGAGGTACTCGATTCACGCTTTACGTATTGCATTTTGGCTATTATTGCTGTATTTTTGGGGGGAGTGCTATAATAGTTGCCTGCAATGCTGTATGTGTTTGTTTATGTCTGTTAGAATCATTGTGGGCAAAGAAACCATTGTGTAGTTTTCTTACTAACTGTGGAtgccattaattttttttttccaaaaattataaCACATGCAAACCTTAGCTTGCCCTCATGTCCTACTGTGACGGCCAACTTCATGCATAAGAGCTTatcaaatgaatttatttgtgTGGTCATATACTGATATTCTCCCATTGAGTCAGTTTGGCCAGTTTAAGTACTAGCAACATGAATCCTACTGGTCTGCCACTTTGTGGCATTTCAGTAAATAATTGTTCATAAAGGGTTCATTTCTGTTCTGATATCATGTTTTTGCTTATATAATTGCTATCCTTGCTTGAACTTACTATCAACGTCTCACTAAATATTGTACTAGTTTTCCGATTCAAAGATCTACCATGCCCCTAAAACTTAACTTAGTATTGATTCCATGGGCTTTCCTGCCTCTTTACTTGAAGCTCGTTTAATCTCTCAAATTTTGGCCACACTCTTTTATCTTGTGCAGGCTTTGAAGTATATCTTGTTGGAGGATGTGTAAGGGATCTAATATTGAAACGGGTTCCTAAAGATTTTGATGTAATAACCTCAGCTGAACTTAAAGACGTAAGTCTACATTGTACCCCCCATTTGTTCTAAAGGTATTAAATTTGTGGTCTGGATAACCAGTCTCTTGCAACATTACCCACCAAGCTAAATAATTGTTGCCCTTTGCAGTTTTTATGGTTTACAGCATTGTTGAGAGTTTAAGGAAAAGAACTTTGGGGgaataaataatgttaaaaatcccaaatttccactgaattttaaagtttagCATACCTTATTATAGCTTGCCAATcagttaaattaattatttgttcaaCTTTTTGCATAAACAGATAAACTACGAACATAGAATCTTGTGGAGGTAGATAAACTGTTGCAAGTAATTATAAGAATACAATCATATCTTGATTAGTTTAGAAATCAttcatttaaaacaaatataatgtAGTACatataataagaataaatatcTTGATACCATATATAAGTATGATATATGCAGATATTGTTACATGGCTATGATGACATGCTTATGCAATGTAATGAGATTcgttgattaatcgcatacaTAGACTATAATAAATTTCCATATTCACGTTTTAATAAGCATCTTTGTGCATGCAAATTTTTGGatgttattatatttatactataaatataagataAGTGTCCGGTGGACCTCGACACCAAGCTAGGAAAACCACATGCTCAGAACTTCAAAAGTTACACTAACAAGAGCATCTTTGCTTCTGAATACCCCCCACAATAAGAATCTAAGAATCTCGGCATCACACATCActgactaatttaatttacagGTGATGAGGACTTTTTCTCGATGTGAGATGATTGGGAGGCGGTTTCCTATCTGTCATGTGCACATTGATGATACTATTGTGGAGGTTTGTTAGCTTTATGTCATATTCAAACTTCAAAGATCTCTAGATGATTAGATTCTTATTTTGTCGTATGTATTGCACTTTATACCCTAATACTAAGTTTGTATTAGTTTCTGTCTGTGATCTGTCTCTCGGATTAGTTATGGTTTCATATGAGAGGGCTTGATTTCTCTTATGCGTGTCGATTTCTCTAATGTCTGGAATTTCCTTTTGGTTTGCTGCTGATTAAACACTAGTCATTCCTTTGTTCCCTTCCTTGACTTCTtgtgtcattttatttgtccacTCCTTACCTCCTTTTGGTTCAACTTTATTTGCCGAAGTTCAACTGATATGTTGGATTTTGGATACCACTTTGATAAGGTTCTGaaatgttttaggtttcaagcTTTAGCACCCGTGCGACAAGGTTTGGGAGGTTCTTGAGTTTGGAACCTGAGAAGCCTGTTGGCTGTGATGAGCAGGACTATATTCGCTGGAGAAACTGCCTTCAGAGGGATTTCACGATAAATGGGTCTCCACTTGACCCCATAAGCTTGAtagccattttctttttaactgGTCAAAACTTCatttgctttttctttttttcagaTTGATGTTTGACCCATATGCAAAGTTGATATATGACTACACTGGTGGAGTAAATGACATCCGGAAAGCTAAAGTGAGCATGTATCTCTAAGCTATTGGAaccattaaataaattatcttttactgctaaatgacacatttacagatttattttttatatgaagaTCCGGACCATCAAACCTGCGAATCTTTCCTTGACCGAGGATTGTGGTAAGTTGTATTTGTTACTTCCTTTCCAGTAACTCTACTTCAAATGGATTATTCCTTTGTTTTTATGTCAGTGATTGCATCCGGTGTCTTTATTTCTGACATAGTCAGTTATTGCCATTTGCCACTTTACTGGTTAATTTATTGCTTACTAATTGtttctccttttatttttacagCACGTATTCTTCGTGGTGTCAGAATTGCTGCTCGGTTGGATTTTAGATTTTCAAGGGAGACTGCTCTAGCAGTGAGAAAGTTATCTGCTACAGT is a window from the Salvia hispanica cultivar TCC Black 2014 chromosome 1, UniMelb_Shisp_WGS_1.0, whole genome shotgun sequence genome containing:
- the LOC125201089 gene encoding poly(A) polymerase I-like isoform X1; this translates as MAISTGLGISRLPSLSLRYPLRHCALQVRLGFAASVEAFDDTENDKGTENAAFDNLSGGDGRRKNWKKLKSEDLGVSTSKISRPTRVVLNGLRKRGFEVYLVGGCVRDLILKRVPKDFDVITSAELKDVMRTFSRCEMIGRRFPICHVHIDDTIVEVSSFSTRATRFGRFLSLEPEKPVGCDEQDYIRWRNCLQRDFTINGLMFDPYAKLIYDYTGGVNDIRKAKIRTIKPANLSLTEDCARILRGVRIAARLDFRFSRETALAVRKLSATVLRLDRGRLLMEVNYMLAYGSAEASLRSLWKLGLLEILLPIQAAYFVRTGFRRRDKRCNMLLSLFSNLDKLLAPDRPCHSSLWFAILAFHEALSAQPRDPLVVAAFSLAVHNGGDLSEALSIARRISKKHEISFDELLEPKYMKSRELLDEVKDLAASVQSSLRHMTDDYFVSQAMAKYPKAPYSDVVFFPVALYLKVCKMFECVGGGAEQGFVPKNGSKIDYELLAMGSLKEVRHTFARVVFDTIYPIDKYIDD
- the LOC125201089 gene encoding poly(A) polymerase I-like isoform X2; translated protein: MAISTGLGISRLPSLSLRYPLRHCALQVRLGFAASVEAFDDTENDKDAAFDNLSGGDGRRKNWKKLKSEDLGVSTSKISRPTRVVLNGLRKRGFEVYLVGGCVRDLILKRVPKDFDVITSAELKDVMRTFSRCEMIGRRFPICHVHIDDTIVEVSSFSTRATRFGRFLSLEPEKPVGCDEQDYIRWRNCLQRDFTINGLMFDPYAKLIYDYTGGVNDIRKAKIRTIKPANLSLTEDCARILRGVRIAARLDFRFSRETALAVRKLSATVLRLDRGRLLMEVNYMLAYGSAEASLRSLWKLGLLEILLPIQAAYFVRTGFRRRDKRCNMLLSLFSNLDKLLAPDRPCHSSLWFAILAFHEALSAQPRDPLVVAAFSLAVHNGGDLSEALSIARRISKKHEISFDELLEPKYMKSRELLDEVKDLAASVQSSLRHMTDDYFVSQAMAKYPKAPYSDVVFFPVALYLKVCKMFECVGGGAEQGFVPKNGSKIDYELLAMGSLKEVRHTFARVVFDTIYPIDKYIDD